The sequence ACAAACATATAAATTCAAaagtaacaaaattaataatataaataaatatctaaataaattaaacatatGTGTAGAATGAGAATCCATGAAAATATAACCAAAAACGGTGAGATTAAAAGAAAAGACTTAAAGACTTTTGTTTTCCACATGCTTCCATAATTGATAGCATAAAAGAATCCCATAAAAATAGGATGTCGCGGTCAAGGAAAATTATAATTACACTAATACCCTTAATTAAATTGCTGCGAATTTCGTGAGGTTGAAATTATTAGATTGATCTTATTCGTTCATCTCCAACAATATATAGCCAAGATCAGTTCTTAGTTTTCATGATAAAAGGAGTTTTTATATGgccaacaatatatatatatatagggtgtggttctagagagaactacattatttgtgagaacgggagaaccatcaaatctaatgcattcactgtaaaaattaatgcatccgctgttaaaattaatgcactcaaaaaaataaaaaaaaaatgctcccttcaggattcgaacccaggatctgcattcatccaacaagatgatgcatccaccgtagatcttgatgatcgaatggctgaaaatggttctccggtcttcttttatttatagttctttcctgaacctctccctatatatatatatatatatatattatagagtCTTTTGGATTGCATTTGCTATAATATTGAGATTTCCCCGTTGATCGAATTTTATAAATTTGAGCATCGTCATAAAGCACATTTTTGTGTACACTTAGGTGCTTAATCCTCTATAGTATAGAGTCTCTTTCACCATGTGAgaatatatacaattattaCACATAATAttgaattttgtaaaataaattatttaaattatagtaagtTTGTTTAAGTAAGAAATCATAATTTACATCTTTGATTGAAGAAATATATTCATCCACATAACATCTTACATATATTTCAGATGTCGTTAAATTTCACTAAAAAGACCAAATTATTTAACATCCCATCAAAATACTCCCTTCAATCCGCAAAACTTGAGCAATTTCTTCTCGGTTCGAATTTTAAggagttagtatttaattttgtgCGTTAAGACCATCAATAACGGTGACCTTTTTCATCTGGTCGGCAGTGCCACATTGGaagaaagtaataaaagaaaataaaaaatcatcgCAACTAATGTAACCAACCGACCGAGGGCTCTCCAAGACCAAAAGAGACCAACTGgtctctctcattttttttttaaaaagccATGTGTCACATTTTGATTGGTggtataaatttaatttagatattataatTACCCGTTAGCCAttgtggttgggtggttgggTGGTCATGAATAAATTATTCAAAATGATGTGGCTGGGTTGAGACTTGAGATTAATATTGGTGATGCCGAAGagagataaattaattaaatattgaagatgTGGAATGATTGGCTGGTTGGGATGGGTGATGCTATTTATAGTTTAAGTGTGGtatgtgaaaaaatgaaaatatgaataaagggaaaaaaattatataagaaAAGTACTCAAATTTCGCGGGACAACTCGGAAAAGAATATTGCTCAAACTTTGCGGGACCGATGGAGTAATacaatatgaaaatattttgtgtCCATCCAACTAATACAGATTCAATGTTGATATATATTTAGATTTTTGACAAACTCATTGTAGTAGGCTTCTGCAGTTATGGATACATTGTCTTTTATATTAAGATTTTAGCTGTCTTTATGGTTTTGGTGCAGTGTGACCATACTTCTCCACCTACGTTGTCTTCTTTTATCATTTAATCACTTTTATTAACTATtaggttgataaattaaaaatattactagtatataaatttttaaaattttaattcttttgaaataaaaattaagtataatttatagtattataataaattttattttaataaaaaataaaagtggcacacataaaattatggGACATGACACTTGATCGATCCATCAACGAtcatatcaatatatatatgttcacTAATAATGTAATAATATTACGGATAACGAAGCGCAATTCAATTGGTAAGACGTTTCCTCTTTTAttaataggtcgggggttcgagtaaCAATAAATCTTGGGTTCAAATCATCACGAGAGGAAATGAAAAATCATTATTGATCATctttaataaataaatgtaacaaCATTACAAGTTACTAAAAGCAGCAAGTTATAATTTCCATTAGATTCTCAGTTGCATATATTATTGTTTCGTTGGAGTAAATTTGTTGTGTAGTACTTGTAACGATGAGGAATGAATATGTATTGGAACATACAATCCATGTCAATGCTTTAGAGAAACTGCTGTGATACATTGGTTTTTGGTGCTTTATTAGGTTCTAATTAAATACAAGTTTTGCTTTCCTTTACTTTAAATTGGGAACATGGATTGTTCATATATATCATCTAAATTGACAAGGAAAAAGCTATCGAATAATAATACAAACATTCAAACCAAATATACCAAGTATTTTTTTCTTCCGTAAAATTATTAGAAATTAAGCATCTCATtcaataaaacaaagaaaatggCAAATATAAAATTATCTAAATTTTTCCTTGGTTAAAAAATCTAGTCCCCGACTCCCCGtaccctcaaaaaaaaaatctagtcaCTTGAAATGGTTTACGTCTaacaatataattattaataatttccATAATATATCAACAAAATCAGAGTGGCGCAGCGGAAGCGTGGTGGGCCCATAACCCACAGGTCCCAGGATCGAAACCTGGCTCTGATATATGAGTAGCTTCCAAAtctgattattttttttttataatttttttcgatTTGTCTACCCCTACttagaatttttttaataaatataatttctaGCCTTTTTCCTTTGTTCTCTTttctataaatatattttatattcgtTCTCCTCATTTTTTGCaacaaatatattaaatatattttctatattttcccTTCTCTACCCCTCTTTCCTTTTCAGTTCATGTTCatagaattttttttgtataatttattttgttctcttttttatgaatatattttctatctttttttcctttttcatcaCCTCTTTTCTTTCCCATTCCACATCATGCTTCATCCTATTGatgacacattttttttttttttttcatagagAAACCTAGCATCTTCAAAAGTTAACCATCCTCATAGGAATCTACTACAAGcgtcataaaaataaattcactACAAATTCTCTAGAATATACTCAAAATTAGTTTCCAAAATACTCACAAGAATCATACAACACAACACAATCATGGCAATGAAAAAAATCTGCCATCCATTCTTATAAAACACAGGAAAATGGGCTTTTGACATATTATTGGCCTCTGCTTTGAGCATTGTTATTTGAGGTGACACAGAAATAAGGCCACCAGCAGCTGATGCAAGAGAGCATACATAGTTAGTAAAATTCCTATTAGATTGAACATGAGGAAGCTACTGTATGGAGGCGACTAGAGACAGCTCGACTCGCCCCGTCCATTCCTCCCCGGGCTTGAGTGCAATCGGCTTCTCTATAGCAGCTGCATCCACACACAGCATCTGCTTGTACTCGTCGTCTCCAAAATCAGCTATCGCTCTCGCCTTCTTCTCCCACGGATTCCAAACCACTGCCATCACCAAGTTTAGGTTTACTATTATTAGCTAAGTTGAAGCAATTTGGTATCAGGCAGTAATAAGGTTTCGCTTACCTACATCAGGAAGCCCTTCCTTTCTCATCACAAAAGTCCTCTTCCTCTCATGATCAAACACTGCAACCGCGTCTCTAGAGCTAAGGTAAACGCGATCAACCTATCCACACACACAACCACTTGATCATAATCAACAATCACAGCAATGTGACTCATCAAGAAAATGCGATGGGCTAGCTACCTCGGATTCAAATGTCAAGGCGTCGCCTTGCTCTGTGAAACGCTCTCTGTTGCACAGGTTGTCCAGATAGTCAAGTGTCTCCAACCCCTCCACCCTCACCTCACTGTTAGATCAGAAACCGGGAATTGGGGCGTGACAgaacaatatcataatcataataagGAATAGCATATGTTTTTGTATATCAACCTGATGTCTGAGACAGAGAAGTAAGTGTGGTAGGCAAAGGAGAAGCTAAACGGCTTGCAGTTGACATTGCGGATGCGAGAGATCAAGCTCAGGCATCCATCGATGCTCAGATTCACCCTAATCCGGAAttcaaaactgaaaagaaaagaaaaaaaaaatcataatcaaATTCTTCTTAATAACAACATTCACAAGATGAAAGAATATCCAAGTTAGATGATGATACCTATGAGGCCAGATTTTGAGATCATCATCAGGTGATTTGAGAAACAAATCAATGAATGCTTTGTTAGTGGAATCAGCAGACTGCAGAGGTGGAGGATTCTCATCAATCGCCCATATTCTGTTCCTAGCAAATCCATGCTGCTCCAACGAGCCACGTTTTCCAAACTAAATTTATCACCAAATCATAACCATATTTCATGTCAGCTAAAGATCCAGTTCAAGATTCAGACACGATGTAGTGTTGGAATCAATCTATATATACCTGCGGGAAACAGATGGGAATTCCTCCTCTCACAGCTGCCGGCGGCTTCAAATTCGCCTACatacataaaatatagtatgtGGTAATCTCTTATTTACTAAGATGGATTGGAACTGTAGGACATTCCAGAACACTTGATAATTTATACTCATTCAGCTTAATTATACTGAAGTGGTGAGATTGAAGATATTATACTAAAGAGTAATTGCGcttaaataaacaaattttaaCTCAATTTTGGTCCGGCAAACAAACTAAAAGTCCTGCctttaaatacacaaactttcataTGTTCTGATTTTTCATATGGTTGTCAATTTCCGGCGAACTAAAGCATCATGGCTAGCTGAAATGGAAAACTAATGTCATTGTCTCTAGTTGAAGTGGTGTGACATTCAACTACATTGTTTAGTACATCAACAGTTTAATCTATGCAGACATTTCATGCGCCTACCTCAACATTAATTTGTCGGCAATTGACAACAGTGtaaaaatatcataataattcaaagttcatgtatttaaatGGAGAATCTTTAGTTCATTTGCAAAACTAAAATTTTATGAAAGTTTGTTTATTTAGGTACAATTTCACCTTCTAGTAAAACTATTCAATCATTTATCctatcaatcatgaaaagtaaacgACTCTAATAGATCTACCTTAGCACTAGTGAACAGCAGTTCTTCGCCCCGTTCGGTTTTCCATGATCGAACCTGCCCTCCATGAAGACTGACCTGAAAAAAGATCAAATTAATTAAGACAACATGGGATGAAAAAAATTCAATCTTAGGAATACTTGATCAAACAAGATGGGATTTTGGATGATGAAGATTTGAACAAGATCCGA comes from Salvia miltiorrhiza cultivar Shanhuang (shh) chromosome 3, IMPLAD_Smil_shh, whole genome shotgun sequence and encodes:
- the LOC131017964 gene encoding putative glucose-6-phosphate 1-epimerase isoform X2, encoding MDHHSAADENQRATVEISKDENGISQVLLRSPRGASARVSLHGGQVRSWKTERGEELLFTSAKANLKPPAAVRGGIPICFPQFGKRGSLEQHGFARNRIWAIDENPPPLQSADSTNKAFIDLFLKSPDDDLKIWPHSFEFRIRVNLSIDGCLSLISRIRNVNCKPFSFSFAYHTYFSVSDISEVRVEGLETLDYLDNLCNRERFTEQGDALTFESEVDRVYLSSRDAVAVFDHERKRTFVMRKEGLPDWFGIRGRRRRER
- the LOC131017964 gene encoding putative glucose-6-phosphate 1-epimerase isoform X1 — its product is MDHHSAADENQRATVEISKDENGISQVLLRSPRGASARVSLHGGQVRSWKTERGEELLFTSAKANLKPPAAVRGGIPICFPQFGKRGSLEQHGFARNRIWAIDENPPPLQSADSTNKAFIDLFLKSPDDDLKIWPHSFEFRIRVNLSIDGCLSLISRIRNVNCKPFSFSFAYHTYFSVSDISEVRVEGLETLDYLDNLCNRERFTEQGDALTFESEVDRVYLSSRDAVAVFDHERKRTFVMRKEGLPDVVVWNPWEKKARAIADFGDDEYKQMLCVDAAAIEKPIALKPGEEWTGRVELSLVASIQ